GTTACCAGCGGATCATCAGGCCAAACGTGGTACACCGCTTATGGCAGGGTTGGTCCTGCTTATCGGGATAGCGATCTCGTTACAGTTTCATCCCGGACCTCTAATGTTACTCTTATGCGTCACGTTTTTGTTGTTCAGCTCAGTCGGATTTCTCGATGATTTCAAAAAGGCTTTTTGGCAAAATCCGTCCGGCATCACCGGTCGCTCAAAACTAGTGTTACAATTTATTTTTACTGGAACCATTTTGTATATGTTGTTCCATTCGTTCGGCCTGACGAGCGATATTGGGTTATTTCAAGGGCACTATTTGCAATTGCCTTTGTACCTTTATGTCGGAATCATTTTGCTGTTTGTGGTGGGCTCCGCAAATGCTATCAATTTTACGGACGGTCTTGATGGGCTACTGATCAATGTAGCCATTCCAACGTATTTTTTCTTTTTTATGATTTCGGACAAACCTGAAGTGCAGACATTTTCCCTTGTCATGATCGGCTGTCTGCTTGGGCTTTTCCTTTATAATATTTATCCGGCAAGAGCTTTTATGGGCGATACAGGATCACTGGCGATCGGTGGCTCCCTTTCCATTTTAGCTGTCATAGAGAAGGTCGAGCTTTTGATTCCGATTTTGTTTTTCGTCTATTTTGCGGAGCAGTTGTCGGTCATATTACAAGTTTGGTACTATAAACGGAATAAGCTGCGGCTGTTCCGAATGGCTCCGATTCATTACCATTTCAGTTTAAAATACGGATGGAGCGAAAATAAAATCGTGATGATTTTCGGTTTCATTTCGTGGGTATCCGTACTGATTTGCTGGTTAATTTGGAAATATCTTATGCACTAAATTAATTTTACATTTACAAATCTATAAAAGTAGATATAATGAAATGCATGGAACCTTTAGTGATATTTAAAGCTTTGTCTAACGAGACACGTAGTCAGATTATGATGTGGTTAAAAACTCCGGAGGAATTCTTTGATGAGAAGCCTTATTTACAACAAGGCCTAAGTTTTCGAACTGGAATATGCGTGGGAGATATTCAAGCTAAAGCGGGACTTGCACAGTCTGTTATCTCGAGTTATTTGTTGACAATGCAAAAAGCTGGATTGTTGGAATCTCAGCGAATTGGGAAGTGGACGTACTATCGTCGGAACGAGAAGACAATTCAGGAATTTTCCGAGTATATTAAACAGAAACTATAAATGAGAGGAGGGAAGACTTTTTTTTGATAATACATATCTACAATTCTGTATATGTAAATATAAATGGAGGATTATTTTAAAAATGAAAAAGATTAACCCGTTGCTTATTATTATTTTGGCTTTAGGTGTATTTGGTATTATCACTACGGAAATGGGGATTATAGGTGTTCTTCCGCAGATAACTCAAAAATTTAATATATCGACTTCACAGACTGGATGGCTTGTAAGTATATTTGCTTTAGTCGTTGCCATTTCTGGTCCATTTCTAACATTACTGGCTTCTGGTATTAATCGTAAAGTTATTCTATTAACGGCTGTACTTATTTTTGCAATTTCAAATGTTGTGTACGCTTATACAACTATGTTTGAAGTAATGCTGATTTTTCGTATTATCCCTGCTATTTTTCATCCTGTCTTTTTTTCAGTTGCTCTTGTGACCGCTGCTCAACTTGTCCCACCAGAAAAGAGTACTAAAGCAGTTACAAAGGTTTTCGCCGGAATCACAGTCGGGTTTGCTTTTGGTGTGCCTTTGACTTCTTATCTTGCGGACAAAATATCATTAGAAGTTGCTTTCCTGTTTGGTGCTGTTGTAAGTATAATTGCCTTTTTAGGGATACTCGCTTGGCTTCCTTCCATGCCTGTTAAAGAAAAAATGTCTTATGGCAAGCAGCTTGGTATACTACGCAAACCCCTATTATGGTTAAATATTGTGACTGTTATTTTTATTTTTGCAGCTATGTTTTCTGTATATAGTTACTTCGCTGAGTATCTTGGACAAGTAACACATATGAATGGATCATGGATTAGTATCATGTTGATGGCCTTTGGTATAGTCATGATTTTTGGGAATTTTTTATTTGGGGGCCTTTTGCATAAAAGCATTTCAAAGACCGTCATCATGTTTCCTCTGCTATATGCGGTAACTTACCTCTTCGTTTATTATCTAGGATCTTATTTCATTCCGATGGTTATTATCATAATCATTTGGGGGGCAGTGCATTCCGGCGGACTCATTGTCAGTCAAGCATGGTTAACGACCGAGGCGAAAGAAGCTCCCGAATTCGGTAACAGCTTGTTTATTTCATTCTCCAATCTTGGAATTACTATAGGGACTGCTATCGGTGGTTGGTTTATTTCTCATGCAGGAATACATCAGCTCATCTGGATCGGAATTATGTTTTCCCTGCTTGCTTTCTTATCGATCATAATCAAAATAAAAATTTCCAACTTAAACGTAGCAGAAGCTAAACTGGGTGATTAACGGAGATTATGAATTTATTAAAACGGCGACAGCCATGTATCTTATTTTTCTGGTACATAGCTGTCGTTGTTTTCTATATTAAATATTACAAACTTGTGTTTTTTACTATTTTGATTTATTTTAATTAGACCCCATGAAGCTATTACATATGTATAAGAAAGAGGTTTAACCATGAGTAAAACGTATCTATTAAAAATCTGCTTAGCCATCACCCTCATACTCGGAACAGCTACCGCTTGCACTTTCGCCGAGCAGTCTACTCCAGATCAAGCTCCATCTATAACAACAAGTCCTAGCCCTAAATCTGATGCTACGGCAAAGAATACACAAGAGGATAACAGACGTTTATTAGATGCTAAGGTAACACGGGTAGTTGATGGTGACACCATGAAGCTGACTATCGACGGTAAAAAAGAAACAGTACGCTTGCTACTAGTCGATACCCCTGAATCCGTTAATCCGAACATTCCTGAGCCACAGCCATTTTCGATAGAAGCCTCTGATTATGCCAAAAAGATGCTTACCAATAAAGATGTGCAAATTGAACTAGATGTATCAGAACGAGATAAATATGGTCGTCTACTCTGTTATCTCTATATCGATGGCAAAATGTTTAATGAGCTTCTGCTAGAGCAGGGTTATGCACGTGTGGCATATGTATTTGCACCTAATACGAAATACGTTGATCAATTTAGAGTTATTCAGGATAAAGCAAGAGAGCAGGGAATCGGCATCTGGAGTATTGAAAATTACGCGCAAAACAATGGTTTTCATGTTCCAAAAACGAAATGATTATCTAGTAATCAGGATTTATAGAGCTACCATGAGGTAGCTTTTTTTATTTGCTTTCGAATGTTATAAATGTAATATTGTGGTATGGTTCCTGTGATTATATTTGGGGATGAACAAAAAAACAAGCCATTAAGGAAAAGGATGCTGTGTAATGAGCAATTATATTATGGAGCTAAGAAAACTAGTAGGTACCAGGCCGCTTATTATGGCAGGAGCCTGTGTTTTGTTGTGTAGCGAGCAGCAATTACTATTACAACGTAGAACGGACAACGGTTGCTGGGGGTTGCCAGGTGGCTCGATGGAGCTTGGGGAGACTTTGGAAGAGGTTGCTAAAAGGGAACTTTTTGAGGAGACAGGTTTACAAGCCAGAGGACTTGAATTGTTCGACATGTTTTCTGGACAAGAGCTTTATTACAAATATCCAAACGGTGATGAAGTATATAATGTTGTAGCCGCTTATCTATGTACAGAATTTGACGGTGCGCTTAAAGAAGATGGAATTGAAGTGCAAGAAGTCCGTTTTTTTAATTATGGAGAATTGCCTAGCGAGTTATCACCTCCTGATGTTCCAGTCATTAAGAGATTTATGGATCATTTTATGAAGTAAGACCACATCTCACTTAAAGTGTCACCTTTCCCAGGGAACCATAATACGATGAAATATGAACCATGACATTAGCCCGGAAAGGTGTGCGATTATGAACGGAACAATCCTCAATTTCTTTGCTGGCGGGAATACGGCTCACGGCTTTTACAGCCTCTATGAGTCGTCATTGCAAAGTTTAACGCGTCTATATGTTTTAAAAGGAGGCCCAGGTACGGGGCAGACCAAACTGATTAGAGAAATTGGAGAGCAGTTGAATCAACAAGGTTATGAGATCTGGTTCATCCACACTGCATCAGATAACGATTCATTCGACGGTGTGATTATTCCCAAATTAAATATAGGAATTGTGGATGGAACAGCTCCGCGAGTAATAAACCCTGAACTGCCTGAAGAGTCCATCGTATTCGTAGATTTGGAGCAGGCCGCTGATCAGTTCCAGTTGTGTCAGCAGAAGTTGGAAATCGATAATTTAGTCGGAGCCATTAAACAAGAACATGAATTGGCTTATGCTGGCTTTGCTGAAGCTCTTCGCATTCATGACGAATGGGAAGCAATTTATATCGCGAAAATGGATTTTCAAGCAGCTGATGAGCTGACACAGGAGTATATTAAGCTTTTGTATGGTGATCAGAAATCTGATAAATCCAGCCGGGTAGATCATCGTTTTTTAGGTGCGGCGACGCCTAAGGGGGCCGTGGATTTTGTTCCTAATCTAACCTCAGGACTAAAAAGATATCTGGTTAAAGGACGTGCGGGCTCCGGAAAATCTACATTGTTGAAGAAAATAGCGGCTGAAGGCATCAAACGTGGTTTCGATGTTGAAATTTACCACTGTGGCTTCGATCCAAATAGCCTTGATATGATTATTGTGCGTGAGCTTGGCTTTGCTATTTTTGATAGTACGGCTCCACACGAGTACTACCCAGATCAGGCAACCGACGAGATCGTCGATATGTATTCCCGCTGTATACTGCCTGGTACAGATGAAGAATATTCCGAAGCTATTGCCGGCATTAAAGAGCGATATTCGAGTACCATGAAGCAATCCACACAACATCTTACAGACGCAAAAGTATTCCTAGTTGCATTAAAGCAAATCTATACTTCTACCCTGAATTTTGATCGTGTAGACCAGATTAAATCGCAGATTTTAGAGGAAATCAACGAGATTGTTGAAAGTCCACTGGAGGTTTAAACCTACATTTAAGATCGCTCTCTAGAGGGCGGTCTTTTTTTGTGAGAAAAGAAATTGGTATGGTACATACGCACCAATGTGGTTATTTCCACTGGAACTGTATCCAAGTATGCTCTCTCTAGTAACAACGATAAGGGAGAGAAGCTTATGAATGATCAAAAAGTAATGTTTAGAACAGGGCTAAAAGATTCTATCGCAATTGTTGCAGGATTTATCCCAGCTTGCTTTACGTTTGGATTGGTCGGTAAGGGGTTAGGTCTAGAAAGTCTGGAAGTATTCTTATTGTCAGCGCTCGTATTTGCGGGGGCTAGTCAATTTATCGGTGTAAAAATGCTTGCCGCAGGAGCAGCCGCTCCAGTGATTTTACTGCTTACTCTGATCATTAACTTAAGATATTTGTTTATCAGCTTATCCTTTGGAGGGCAGTTAAATCGTAACATCAGTGTACTAGCGAGAACTTGGATTGGATTCAGTTTAACAGAAGAGGTATATGCCGTTAGTATGATCCCTCGAGAAGGAGTAAATCGTAAAACGGAGAATGAAAAAATGAACCAGCCCTTAGGACTTCCTTATCTGCTAGGCCTACAAATTCCTCCCTATGTCGCTAACCTGATAGCAACAGCTTCGGGGATCACCCTTGCCTCCTATATCCCAGCTTTATATCTACCGGCGCTAAACACGTCATTATATGCCTTACTAATTGCACTTGTTGTACCTCAATTGAAAGGCAGCTTACGGAATATGGCTATATGTATATCAGCTGCAGGATCATCTTGGCTACTGAACCCTTTGCTGGGAAACTCATCGATTCTTATAGCTATGTTGATCGGCATGGCAGTGGGTTCCTTAATTAAAGGGCAAGTCAAAGCGGAGAAGGGGGTATCCATATGACTATATTAATCATCATAGGTATGGCTGTTATTACATTTTTATTTCGTTTTGTGCCTTTACTGCTTACGAACCATACGAATGGTTCTTCCAAAGTCCAAGCGCTACTGGAGTATTTGCCCATAGCGGTACTTAGTGCGTTAACGGTACCTGGAATCATTCAGGTAGACCCAGATGTTAATCTTGTGGGTATCGCATCAGGGACTGTCGCTGTTATACTGGTATTAATTAGAAAAATTCCGCTGCTCTTCGTGATTCTAGGCTCTGTTTCCGCAGCAATACTCGTAAAAATGCTAACCCTATATTTTTAAATCAAAAGTCGGAAAAGAAGGGGAGGACCTCTTATGAAGCATGATTTGCTGATCACACTCGATAAAGAACGACAGATACCATTTAGCCGTCAAATTTACGAGCAAGTTCGAAATGCTATCCATTCAGGAGCTTTAAGCGGGGGGGACCCCCTGCCTCCGTCTAGAACTTTGGCCAATCAGCTTGGAGTATCCAGAAGCGTGGTCCTTCAATCCTATGAGCTACTACAGGCAGAAGGGTATCTGGAGATGAGAAAAGGGGCGGGAACGTTTATTGCGGAGTTGACGTTAGAGGAGAAAATTACAAAAGATTATGAGAGCCCTTACAATTTTATAACGAAGGGACCTGATATCCTTACGCTTAATCCTCCTGCTACTAGAGAAGTTGATCATTTGAACCCGGTATTTTGCGATTTTCGACATGGTGTACCTGCTTGGGATGCGTTTCCTATGGATCAATGGCAAAAAGCTCTAATGAATGCTTGCCGCCGCGCTTCACCGGATACTTTAGGCTATGGCCCTGCGGAGGGTTCACTGGGACTACGCAGAGAAATTGCTCGTTTATTACGTTCCACGCGGTCTATGCCCGTTGTTCCAGAACAAATCGTGATTACTTCTGGAGCTACGCAAGCTCTTGATATTTTATCGAGGATTTTCTTATTTAAAGGTGATCAAGTCATTGTTGAAGATCCATCACATAGCGTTGTGCGTGAAATATTTTCTTTTGCTGGGGTAGAGGTCATACCTGTTAAAGTAGATCAAGATGGCATCTGTGTGGAAGAGATCCAGACAAACAGTGATAACGATAAAGAAGGTAATCTTAAAAAATCGCCAAAGCTAGTCTATGTTACGCCTTCTCACCAGTTCCCTTTTGGGACGACACTGTCCTTGAAACGAAGAGTTCAGCTGTTGGATTGGGCGAAAGCTAATCATGCTTTTATTATTGAAGACGATTATGACAGTGAATATAGGTACGAGGGTCCGAAATTATCTGCGCTTGCTGGTCTAGATGTTGAAGGTCGAGTCATTTATGTAGGCAGCTTTAGTAAAGTATTATTTCCTTCTCTGCGGATAGGTTATGTTGTATTGCCTCCGGCTTTGCTTCAACCTTTTTTGGCCGTTAAATGGATTACAGATCGCATGTCTTCTGCTTTGGATCAGGAAGCGTTAGCTGAATTTATACAGAATGGTCACTATGCAAGGCATATTACACAGATGGGTAAGCTGTATGCCTCACGTAGAGCCTGTCTCGTAAATAGCTTGAATACTGAATTTGGGAGTCGTGTGCGATATTATGGCGAGGAAGCGGGGCTGCACTTACTGATTGAGCTGGAGTCGGATGCCGAAGAGAATCGTATAGCTGAAGTGGCGCTCCATTACGGAGTTCGTGTATATCCTGCATCTTCTTATTTTCTGGAGAGTAAACCTAAGGGACCTGTGTTTCTACTAGGCTATTCTAATCTTACCGAGAATCAGATTAAGATGGGTGTGAACAGACTGATGTTAGCCGAAGCAGAAGCGACAGTTAGTAGTAGTCATTTGTAATAGAAATGTTGGAACTTTATCATATAACTTGTATGTTCCCTCTATAGTTTCAGCCTTCAGACATTCATAATAAAAGGTGAAGTTATTTCTAATTCTGGAGGTTCTTATGAAACGCTACATTATAGGAATTGATCTCGGTGGAACGAATATTAAAGCAGGAATTTACGATTTCGATTTTATAGCTGTAAAAGAAATATCTACACCTACAGAGGCAGCCAAAGGCCCGTTACATGTGCTGGAACGGATTAGAGAAGCTGTACGTTTGATTACGGTTGAAGCGGATATTTCGTTAGATTTAGTAGAAGGTATGGGAATCGGAGTGCCCGGATTACTTGATCCGGTAGCGGGCATTTCTTTTTTCTCGCCTAATTTTCCGGGGTGGGAGCAAGTATATGTTGTTGACGAGATGAAGCAGTTTTATGATTTCCCTATTTTCATTGATAACGATGTGAGGGTTAATCTGTATGGAGAATGGCAGCAAGGTGCAGGCAGAGGTTATAACAATCTAGTTCTGATTACTTTGGGAACGGGTTTAGGATCGGGTATTGTGAATAACGGGAAAGTAATCTACGGCACGTCTTATAGCGCTGGTGAAATTGGGCACATGAATATGTACAGGAACGGACGACCTTGTAAATGTGGGAGCTCGGGCTGCTTGGGACGATATGTCTCCGCGCTTGGCATGGTGAACACTTTTAAAGAGAAGCTGAAGGAAGGCCGAACCAGCATGATTCAGACCTGGGCAAATAATCAAGAAGAGCAAATTACCGCGCTAATGATATCTGAAGCCTACGAACTCGGAGACGATCTCTCTATGGAGGTCATGCAGGAGACAGGGACTATACTTGGCTTTGGATTAGCGAATGTAGTGAATATGCTCAACCCTGATCTTATTATTGTAGGTGGGGGGATGGCGGCAGCGGGTGATAAGTTGCTCCAACCTGTAAGAGAAACTGTAAGTCAGCATGCGTTGAAGCTATCTGGCAGTAAGTGTGAAATTGTTCAAGCTTCGCTGGGAAGTCGGGCCGGAACTATTGGTGCGGCCTCTTATGCATATAGTAAGCTTAAAGAAGCAGAG
This genomic stretch from Paenibacillus sp. FSL H7-0737 harbors:
- the mraY gene encoding phospho-N-acetylmuramoyl-pentapeptide-transferase; amino-acid sequence: MFGIMAISGLSFLLVAIFTPLLIWTLHRLRLTQPIRSELPADHQAKRGTPLMAGLVLLIGIAISLQFHPGPLMLLLCVTFLLFSSVGFLDDFKKAFWQNPSGITGRSKLVLQFIFTGTILYMLFHSFGLTSDIGLFQGHYLQLPLYLYVGIILLFVVGSANAINFTDGLDGLLINVAIPTYFFFFMISDKPEVQTFSLVMIGCLLGLFLYNIYPARAFMGDTGSLAIGGSLSILAVIEKVELLIPILFFVYFAEQLSVILQVWYYKRNKLRLFRMAPIHYHFSLKYGWSENKIVMIFGFISWVSVLICWLIWKYLMH
- a CDS encoding ArsR/SmtB family transcription factor — encoded protein: MEPLVIFKALSNETRSQIMMWLKTPEEFFDEKPYLQQGLSFRTGICVGDIQAKAGLAQSVISSYLLTMQKAGLLESQRIGKWTYYRRNEKTIQEFSEYIKQKL
- a CDS encoding MFS transporter; this encodes MKKINPLLIIILALGVFGIITTEMGIIGVLPQITQKFNISTSQTGWLVSIFALVVAISGPFLTLLASGINRKVILLTAVLIFAISNVVYAYTTMFEVMLIFRIIPAIFHPVFFSVALVTAAQLVPPEKSTKAVTKVFAGITVGFAFGVPLTSYLADKISLEVAFLFGAVVSIIAFLGILAWLPSMPVKEKMSYGKQLGILRKPLLWLNIVTVIFIFAAMFSVYSYFAEYLGQVTHMNGSWISIMLMAFGIVMIFGNFLFGGLLHKSISKTVIMFPLLYAVTYLFVYYLGSYFIPMVIIIIIWGAVHSGGLIVSQAWLTTEAKEAPEFGNSLFISFSNLGITIGTAIGGWFISHAGIHQLIWIGIMFSLLAFLSIIIKIKISNLNVAEAKLGD
- a CDS encoding thermonuclease family protein; the protein is MSKTYLLKICLAITLILGTATACTFAEQSTPDQAPSITTSPSPKSDATAKNTQEDNRRLLDAKVTRVVDGDTMKLTIDGKKETVRLLLVDTPESVNPNIPEPQPFSIEASDYAKKMLTNKDVQIELDVSERDKYGRLLCYLYIDGKMFNELLLEQGYARVAYVFAPNTKYVDQFRVIQDKAREQGIGIWSIENYAQNNGFHVPKTK
- a CDS encoding NUDIX hydrolase, encoding MSNYIMELRKLVGTRPLIMAGACVLLCSEQQLLLQRRTDNGCWGLPGGSMELGETLEEVAKRELFEETGLQARGLELFDMFSGQELYYKYPNGDEVYNVVAAYLCTEFDGALKEDGIEVQEVRFFNYGELPSELSPPDVPVIKRFMDHFMK
- a CDS encoding PRK06851 family protein, translating into MNGTILNFFAGGNTAHGFYSLYESSLQSLTRLYVLKGGPGTGQTKLIREIGEQLNQQGYEIWFIHTASDNDSFDGVIIPKLNIGIVDGTAPRVINPELPEESIVFVDLEQAADQFQLCQQKLEIDNLVGAIKQEHELAYAGFAEALRIHDEWEAIYIAKMDFQAADELTQEYIKLLYGDQKSDKSSRVDHRFLGAATPKGAVDFVPNLTSGLKRYLVKGRAGSGKSTLLKKIAAEGIKRGFDVEIYHCGFDPNSLDMIIVRELGFAIFDSTAPHEYYPDQATDEIVDMYSRCILPGTDEEYSEAIAGIKERYSSTMKQSTQHLTDAKVFLVALKQIYTSTLNFDRVDQIKSQILEEINEIVESPLEV
- a CDS encoding AzlC family ABC transporter permease, yielding MNDQKVMFRTGLKDSIAIVAGFIPACFTFGLVGKGLGLESLEVFLLSALVFAGASQFIGVKMLAAGAAAPVILLLTLIINLRYLFISLSFGGQLNRNISVLARTWIGFSLTEEVYAVSMIPREGVNRKTENEKMNQPLGLPYLLGLQIPPYVANLIATASGITLASYIPALYLPALNTSLYALLIALVVPQLKGSLRNMAICISAAGSSWLLNPLLGNSSILIAMLIGMAVGSLIKGQVKAEKGVSI
- a CDS encoding AzlD domain-containing protein, translated to MTILIIIGMAVITFLFRFVPLLLTNHTNGSSKVQALLEYLPIAVLSALTVPGIIQVDPDVNLVGIASGTVAVILVLIRKIPLLFVILGSVSAAILVKMLTLYF
- the pdxR gene encoding MocR-like pyridoxine biosynthesis transcription factor PdxR; translated protein: MKHDLLITLDKERQIPFSRQIYEQVRNAIHSGALSGGDPLPPSRTLANQLGVSRSVVLQSYELLQAEGYLEMRKGAGTFIAELTLEEKITKDYESPYNFITKGPDILTLNPPATREVDHLNPVFCDFRHGVPAWDAFPMDQWQKALMNACRRASPDTLGYGPAEGSLGLRREIARLLRSTRSMPVVPEQIVITSGATQALDILSRIFLFKGDQVIVEDPSHSVVREIFSFAGVEVIPVKVDQDGICVEEIQTNSDNDKEGNLKKSPKLVYVTPSHQFPFGTTLSLKRRVQLLDWAKANHAFIIEDDYDSEYRYEGPKLSALAGLDVEGRVIYVGSFSKVLFPSLRIGYVVLPPALLQPFLAVKWITDRMSSALDQEALAEFIQNGHYARHITQMGKLYASRRACLVNSLNTEFGSRVRYYGEEAGLHLLIELESDAEENRIAEVALHYGVRVYPASSYFLESKPKGPVFLLGYSNLTENQIKMGVNRLMLAEAEATVSSSHL
- a CDS encoding ROK family protein — encoded protein: MKRYIIGIDLGGTNIKAGIYDFDFIAVKEISTPTEAAKGPLHVLERIREAVRLITVEADISLDLVEGMGIGVPGLLDPVAGISFFSPNFPGWEQVYVVDEMKQFYDFPIFIDNDVRVNLYGEWQQGAGRGYNNLVLITLGTGLGSGIVNNGKVIYGTSYSAGEIGHMNMYRNGRPCKCGSSGCLGRYVSALGMVNTFKEKLKEGRTSMIQTWANNQEEQITALMISEAYELGDDLSMEVMQETGTILGFGLANVVNMLNPDLIIVGGGMAAAGDKLLQPVRETVSQHALKLSGSKCEIVQASLGSRAGTIGAASYAYSKLKEAE